The genomic segment taataataaaagaattcTTATTTGTAAGACTGTATCCAATAAATGGCAAGGCTTGGATGGGAAGAAATTGGCATTACAAACAATGCCGCTGACTGAGCAAATAAACACAACTTAACAGAAGTTCATGACACCAAGACAGCAGATTTAGGAGAAAGCTTGTCAATTAtggttattatttatatttaaatcgaTGCAAGACTGACCTTTTCAGTAATTTTCAAGCATTCGAGCAGTGTAGAAAATCGACCCCGAAATTTCCTGTGCCAACAAAAGATGCCGTAGAAGATAGTGCAGCAATCACATCCACCGCCAATTAAGTGATGAAAGGATAGAATTTGTTCTTTCCTGAGGAAACATAAAAAATCAATGAAAATGATGTGTTGGATTCCTTGAGATTTACATGAAGAAGATTATATACCTGATTGTAGGAACGTGAACACTGCTTAAACACCAATTTGATATATAGAGAGAATAAATGGGTGAATGGGAGATAAAAGAATGACTAGTGCATATCATACATACACTTCCATAAAACAGGTGGATTACAAACAAGACCAAAGAAACTGAATCCTCTGATGCCAGAGATCACCAAAGAGACGACACCCTTGTACGTTACTATACATTTCTTAGAGGTTTTAGCACACAGTTAAAAAGTAGGAATTCTGATGATTCAGCTACTTGTTCAATTGGAATGCTAGTTAGAAGTTGTGCTGCAAGTACAAGTGTTCTTGAGGAGAAGCTGGTCCAATCTCTTCGACCAGACTTCTCAATCCATCTCCAGCACGGGTGCTATTGCCACAATTTCTTGAATCCAGGTTCTTTGCCTCAAGATCAGAATCGGAAACAGACGATTTTCTCCTCTGAGAAGATGCAACACTGGGAAATGTTATCCATGATGGAGCTCTAAATTCGATTATTTGATCCTCCGTATCCGCCCCCTCAGTTTCTGAGGATGAACGGTTTCCCGATATTTGAGAAGATTTCCGATGCATTCTACTGCTTCCTAAAACCACCTCGGTTGGCAAGATTGGTTGCTCGTTACATGGGCTACCCATTAGCATAGCAAGTGACCGCTCCAATGCTGTTGTCACTTTGTCCATTGACGGCCTCTCCTTTCCTGTCATTCTCACACATTTGCTAGCTACATTAGCAATCCGCTTTAGAGATTCAAGATCCATTGGAGGATGCAAAACCGGATCTAAAATGGCTTCAATCTCACCAGCTTTGATCAAAGGGACAGCCCATTCAACTACGTTTCCTTCTTCATACTGCAAGTCAATGGCTTTTCTACCGCTAAGAATTTCCAATAGCAGAACACCAAAACTATAAACATCGGATTTGGTCGTGAGGTAGTGAAGCCTGTAGTACTCGGGGTCAAGATATCCGAGAGTTCCGGCAGGTAGTTCAGCTAAAGGGGAGCTACTATTGGCAGGCCCTAGTAAAGAGAGCCCAAAATCAGCAACACGAGCATTATGCTCTTCATCGATTAGAATGTTTGACGACTTTATGTCCCGGTGAATTACAGGAGGACAAGCATAACCGTGTAGATATTCAATCCCCCGAGCTGCTTGGACCACTATCGTAACCCTCCTTACCCAATTTAATTTCTCTTTCAGTTCCTTGTTTTCACCATGGAGATGCTGGTGCAAGGAGCCATTAGCCATAAACTCATAAACAAGAAGCCTCTCTTCCCCTTCTTCGCAATAACCAAGCAAATTGAGTAAATGGGCATGATTTAACCTTGAAAGTAAATCAAGCTCGTTATGAAACTCATTTGTGTTCTTCATATCTGGAAACACTATAGCCCTTTTGACTGCAACTATCGTGCCATCCTTCAAGACTCCTTTAAAGACACAGGAAAAGCTACCATTTCCTACCACCGATTCTTCCTTAAATCCACCAGTAGCTCTCTCAAGCTCTTCGTATGTAAACATTTGAGCCCTTCTAATCTTCAGTTCATCCAAGTCTGGCCTAATTTTTCCGCTCTCTCTATGGCAAGAACCATTTCCACTACTTTTCTTGGATTTCCCAGAACACCTACAGTTCCTCAATTTATATCGAACATACAGAACCGAAGTCAAAGAGATAACAAGTACCAAGAACACAACAAAGGATATCTCAGCAATAATGATTGGCAAATGCAGGGACCAAAATGTTTCACTCTTGTTTCCAGCATTGGCAGCATTAGAACAGCTGGAGAAGCACTCAGCAGAGCTGCATCTCGTACAGTTATATCCACATTCTCTATCTGATGTCGAAGTACAATTAGCAATCTGATACATTTCATTCGGGCAACCGTTGCTACAAGGCAAGCAAACATGAAACCCAGGAGACTTGCAATGGGCACTTGCATTGTTAAACTCATAGAAATTACTCGAGCAAGGTGCTGACTTGCAAAGAATTGGTGAAACTGCCAGTGGCAGAACCGAAGGAAAGTTGGAACCCCAACAAACTGGGGACATATATGTTTCAGCAAGAATTCCACAGGTGAAGTAATCCCCAGCAGCAATTTCAAAAAACTTAACACCACTAGGCGGGGATGTACTCTTGTCAACACTGTAACCCCAACAAACTACTCTTCTATCATAACTTCTAACACCACAAGCATGAAGTTTCCCACCCACGACCGAAAGCATGGGATCTTCCGGTGTTACATCCACATTAAGCTGCCCCGAATACGAAACAGAACTAGAAATCTCCTGATCAAGATCCGAATTCCCGCCCCAACAAATTACTCTAGAATTCACCCCTTCCAAAATCCCACAAACGTGAAATCCTCCAGCTGCAATCTTCCAAAATCTCAGCGTTTTGGGTATCAACTTGATCACATTACTCCCAGTCTCCTCACCCCAACAGAAAACACTCCTATTTTGAGCAAATAACCCACAATTAAACTCCGAACCTGCCGAAATAGACTGGATCTGCCCATCAAACACGTAGCTTTTGGTCATGTTATAACCCCAGCAATCAACAAAAGAAGTGTTTCTAAACTTTCCCTTCAAGGGCTTCCGCAAACTGCACAAATGGGAATCCCCTGCACTGATTTCTACGTACTCTGAACCTTTATTCATCGGTCGAGGAATCCCCATTGGAATCAAATTTGTACTTCCCCAGCAAAATGGTTGATTGGAATCCATTAAAAGCCCACAGACAAAGCCGCTGCCAGCGGTTAAACCAAGAAAAGGCAAGTGCCTCGGAGTTGCATGGATAATAGCAAGGTTTGAGCCGTAACAACTAGCCAAATGCGAACCATCAGTCTTCAAACCGCAGAAAACAGGACCATTTTCACCGTATGAGATAGCAATCGAAGACATTGATCCCAAGGACAAAACGGGAGCACATAAGTAggaaaaaaacattaaaaataccaGCATTGGAGGAAGAACAAACATAAACCTCCATGAATAAAACATCATTTTCTCAACAACAGAATGAAACCCAGTTGGAGGAAGCTTCTTCTAACTCAACAGCTACCAAATGGCGGAGAAAGACGGTGGCGGTGGAGTCGCAGTGTGCGTGTACGTGAGAGGGGGATACGAGGCTGGTGTGgcatttaatattaaaatattcatcCAACGGTGTGTGTTTGTTACCGATAAATCCTACGGTCTGTTTTTGATTTTATAAATGCAGAAACCGGTGGATGTCACGTTGACATTGAATGCGTCCTTGATGGGGGGAGGAGGTTAAAATTGGTAagttaagaaaatattattatactaCTCCAACATTCTATATTTTTTACTATCTTATCTTATATTTATTGTTTGATACAAAATgctaaaaatatcatatttgtgATAGaccatttttaatatttattaagaGATCtattatatcaatattatttGCATGTAAGTATAATAAATAGATTAAAAGATTAGTGACTTCAATATTTATTTTCTTCATTAATGGAAGTGGCCAGATGTCATTATCATAATACTAAATTAAATACAAACAAATTATCGGATCATTTTATGCTATACATTAGGCGTGGACGTCGGTCAGTTCGGTCCAGTTTTTTCTATAACGGTTCGGTTTTTTGGTTTTtggttttgaatatatatgatcCAAAACCAAACCGTTTTATTATATTCGGTCTCATTTTTTTGTAATACGGTTCGGTTTATGGTCAGTTATATAcggttttataatattttgttaagaaataaaattatacatCACTTGATACTTGAtggatgcaacacatataaaataattaatgataGTAGATTTACGACTTAACAATATAAGCTTCAATAACAATTTGAAATACACTTTCAACTAATAGCTCTTCAATAAAAGGATACacaattattaaattcaaattctcAGACTCCAAAATACACATAGATTTTGCATCTCAAATCTCAATACATTTAACAATATGAGCTTAATAACAAATTGAACCTCCAATTGTCAATATTGGACTTGTCACATGACTAAAGCCTATTATTAGCCCATTATACAAAAAGCACTatagttaaatataatatagtcggttcggttatttcggttttctgGGAACAAAACTGTAAACCGAATCGAAAAAtcgaatttctttaattttgaaaCCGTAATCAGCCGAAAAAACCgataaaaccgaaccatttaaacCGAATATTTCGGTTCGATCGATTATTTCAATTTCAACCAAACTATGCTCACCCCTACTATATATATAGTATTTATCTCTTTATTATTGTCAAATATTAGTCATTGAATAATCGATATATATGTATAGACATTC from the Primulina eburnea isolate SZY01 chromosome 3, ASM2296580v1, whole genome shotgun sequence genome contains:
- the LOC140827045 gene encoding serine/threonine-protein kinase-like protein ACR4; this translates as MMFYSWRFMFVLPPMLVFLMFFSYLCAPVLSLGSMSSIAISYGENGPVFCGLKTDGSHLASCYGSNLAIIHATPRHLPFLGLTAGSGFVCGLLMDSNQPFCWGSTNLIPMGIPRPMNKGSEYVEISAGDSHLCSLRKPLKGKFRNTSFVDCWGYNMTKSYVFDGQIQSISAGSEFNCGLFAQNRSVFCWGEETGSNVIKLIPKTLRFWKIAAGGFHVCGILEGVNSRVICWGGNSDLDQEISSSVSYSGQLNVDVTPEDPMLSVVGGKLHACGVRSYDRRVVCWGYSVDKSTSPPSGVKFFEIAAGDYFTCGILAETYMSPVCWGSNFPSVLPLAVSPILCKSAPCSSNFYEFNNASAHCKSPGFHVCLPCSNGCPNEMYQIANCTSTSDRECGYNCTRCSSAECFSSCSNAANAGNKSETFWSLHLPIIIAEISFVVFLVLVISLTSVLYVRYKLRNCRCSGKSKKSSGNGSCHRESGKIRPDLDELKIRRAQMFTYEELERATGGFKEESVVGNGSFSCVFKGVLKDGTIVAVKRAIVFPDMKNTNEFHNELDLLSRLNHAHLLNLLGYCEEGEERLLVYEFMANGSLHQHLHGENKELKEKLNWVRRVTIVVQAARGIEYLHGYACPPVIHRDIKSSNILIDEEHNARVADFGLSLLGPANSSSPLAELPAGTLGYLDPEYYRLHYLTTKSDVYSFGVLLLEILSGRKAIDLQYEEGNVVEWAVPLIKAGEIEAILDPVLHPPMDLESLKRIANVASKCVRMTGKERPSMDKVTTALERSLAMLMGSPCNEQPILPTEVVLGSSRMHRKSSQISGNRSSSETEGADTEDQIIEFRAPSWITFPSVASSQRRKSSVSDSDLEAKNLDSRNCGNSTRAGDGLRSLVEEIGPASPQEHLYLQHNF